In the Thermoanaerobacterales bacterium genome, TCCGCACCCTCCGGTGCCCCGGCAGACGCACCTGCGGCCAGGCGGCGGAGGGCCTCGCCACAGGCGGCCGCCAGGACGCCGGCCTCGGGGTCGATGACCTGTGGACCTGGCAAGGCGCTGGCCAGAGGGATATGGGTGGCCACAGGCAGAGGGCCGGCGTCGAAATCAAGCATGATGACCTGCGGGCGGCGCACCAGGTCGGCCGGGTGCGCCGACATTCGCGCCACTGATCCCGGGTTGACAAAAAGCTTGCCCTGGAGGTGGACATCCGGGTAGCCGAAATGCGCGTGGCTGCCAAGGGTAACGTCGGCCTCGGTAAAGGGCGCGATGTCCGCGATAACGGTATGGGAAGGGCCATGCTCCAGGGGCGCGTCAAGGAGCATGCCGTGGGCAACGTGAACGGCGACGTCGCAGTCGTTCTTGGTAACGCAGTAATCCAGACGGGGGTCGCGGCGGTCGATGTCCCGGTGAAAGTGAGTACCCGTCAATTGTATCCGTTGGCGCCCGTCGTCAAGGTAAACGGCCCGGCCCTGGGGCAGCAGGCGTAGATGTCCCAGGCGGGCGAGAAAACCCAGCATTGTCCGGCCCATGGTGCCCGGGTCGTAGGCGAAGACGTCATGGTTTCCTGCCACCGCATAGACCGGTGCGCGCAGTGCGGTGAAAAGCGAAAGGAACTCACCCGCCTCCGACAACGAAGGACAGGGCAAGTCAAAGAAGTCGCCGCCGTGTAGTACGGCCTCAACTCCCAGTTCGTTGGCCAGGGCGACGATCTCCGTTAGCTTGGCCTTCAGGCTGGCGGCGAAGTCATCTTGCCGGACAGGTGGATTTGTGTTGCGGATATGGGTATCGGTTAGATAAAGGAGTTTCACGGGCGCCGCACCTCGCGCGTTTCCTTTTGGCAAAAGGATTCGCGTTGCCGGCGGCAAAGTCCTGCCCCGGTTTTCGGGCCCTTTGTAAAGGGCCGTTTCTAAGCGAGCGGCCCTTCTTTTTCATTACGGACCTGGGAGTGGAAGATGTTTTCCAGGGTGTCCGGCGCACCGGGCTCGACAATCCTGACGTCGCTGATTACCTCGCGTACGCCCCGCCCCTTGGCGGCCGCTTCCCGGGCGGCCTGGATTTCACCGGGATCCTCGGTCCGGCCGACGAGCCGGACAATGCCCCCCTCGACTTTGGCGCCCACCCGGGCGACATCCAGGCCGCGGGTCTGGGCGAACTCCTCCATGACCTCCTCGAGGACCTCGGCGTCCGTGATCTGACCATCGGTACTGATACTAACGTCATTCTCTAGCGCCATGACGCCGGGCAACGCGGCCAGCGCATGGCTCAGTTCCTCTCTTTCGGCAAGGGTATCGACGATACCGGTGACCACGACCCGGCCGTCGCGGACTTCGGTACGCAGGTGGTAGTTGGCGAACCGGGGATCCTCTTCCAGCAGGTCCTTCGCACGCTCGGCGAGCAAGCGGTCTTTACTTTGCACCAATGCCGGCGTCACCTCCCGCCGTTAGTATGCCCGCGGGAGGGAAAGTTAGAAGGCTCGGCCTGCACCGCGCCGGGCTACTCTGCAGGCTGGACGGTATCCTGATCCGTACCCGTAGCGGCGTCAGGGGCGGGTGCCATGTCAGGAGCCGGGGACGCCGGCTCCTGTTGTCCCCCGGCAGCGGAAGGACCGCCCGCCGGGGCCGCGCCGGAGAGCG is a window encoding:
- a CDS encoding metallophosphoesterase family protein; protein product: MKLLYLTDTHIRNTNPPVRQDDFAASLKAKLTEIVALANELGVEAVLHGGDFFDLPCPSLSEAGEFLSLFTALRAPVYAVAGNHDVFAYDPGTMGRTMLGFLARLGHLRLLPQGRAVYLDDGRQRIQLTGTHFHRDIDRRDPRLDYCVTKNDCDVAVHVAHGMLLDAPLEHGPSHTVIADIAPFTEADVTLGSHAHFGYPDVHLQGKLFVNPGSVARMSAHPADLVRRPQVIMLDFDAGPLPVATHIPLASALPGPQVIDPEAGVLAAACGEALRRLAAGASAGAPEGADDLETDLVLQAKEDGVSPEVVHEALRLLAAARREVAV
- a CDS encoding BON domain-containing protein; the encoded protein is MQSKDRLLAERAKDLLEEDPRFANYHLRTEVRDGRVVVTGIVDTLAEREELSHALAALPGVMALENDVSISTDGQITDAEVLEEVMEEFAQTRGLDVARVGAKVEGGIVRLVGRTEDPGEIQAAREAAAKGRGVREVISDVRIVEPGAPDTLENIFHSQVRNEKEGPLA